One genomic segment of Hordeum vulgare subsp. vulgare chromosome 2H, MorexV3_pseudomolecules_assembly, whole genome shotgun sequence includes these proteins:
- the LOC123428796 gene encoding L-type lectin-domain containing receptor kinase IX.1-like → MASQRLLLLLNLFLTAIVSRAGANVADDMQWITPLDNYCLHAPNDTRLISVETLVTNAGSLVHDLCSTSSALGNGTSSLSVTYGVPPDQGKVHVPYQACVLRYSNESAAAEAASVYIDGSGSDYVNNTDMVRVNETRWRLMSGLIADASRSPLRFGNRSLPYTDSRGNSQVMYGLTQCSMDLAPNDCTHCLHTQLRDLTTNLTNSAGGNARSYSCFIAYGPGPLEISQPEPDLSPMRDDRRLIISVTAALGFIFWLAISACLCWCCLNGRTDELKQQDLFGDKEMKEEFKKGSRPRRFSYRELAIATGKFADIRKLGEGGFGSVYRGRIKTLSLDVAIKRVSKSSKQGRKEYFSEVRIISRLRHRNLVQLIGWCHDGGELLLVYELMPNGSLDTHLYNANKKLSWPTRHDIVLGIGNALLYLHQEWEQCVLHRDIKPSNVMLDESFNAKLGDFGLARLVEHSKGTHTTELAGTTGYMDPECMRLGRASIESDIYSFGVVLLEISTGRRPVVVLPDDSVIHLVQRVTELYDQGRILDAADPQLNGEFDIQQIERVMVVGLLCTCHDWSLRPSIRQAINVLRFEAPLQDLPTRMVSVIPPNPSLPFLHSADDNSGLAGCALGLPSNGIN, encoded by the exons ATGGCAAGccagcgcctcctcctcctcctaaacCTATTCCTCACGGCCATCGTCTCGCGCGCCGGCGCAAATGTTGCAGACGACATGCAATGGATCACCCCCCTTGATAATTACTGCCTACATGCGCCCAACGACACCAGACTCATCAGCGTAGAGACGCTTGTGACAAATGCTGGCTCGCTCGTCCACGATCTCTGCAGCACTAGTAGTGCCCTCGGCAACGGTACCAGCTCCCTCAGCGTAACCTACGGTGTTCCGCCGGACCAG GGGAAGGTTCATGTACCCTACCAGGCGTGCGTGTTACGATACTCAAACGAGTCCGCGGCGGCCGAAGCAGCTTCTGTTTATATCGACGGTTCTGGCTCGGACTACGTCAATAACACAGACATGGTTCGCGTGAACGAGACGCGGTGGAGGCTCATGAGCGGCCTCATCGCTGACGCCTCTCGCTCGCCGCTGAGGTTCGGGAACCGCAGCCTGCCGTATACGGATTCGCGTGGCAACTCGCAGGTGATGTACGGGCTGACGCAATGCTCCATGGACTTGGCACCAAATGACTGCACCCATTGTCTGCACACTCAGCTTAGGGATCTAACGACAAACCTCACTAACAGCGCAGGTGGTAATGCCAGGTCGTACAGTTGCTTCATTGCATACGGCCCCGGACCGCTCGAAATCAGCCAA CCTGAGCCCGACCTGAGCCCAATGCGCGATGACAGGAGGCTAATAATCTCCGTCACCGCCGCTCTCGGTTTCATCTTCTGGCTGGCCATATCGGCGTGCCTTTGTTGGTGCTGCCTGAATGGAAGAACCGACGAGCTGAAGCAACAAGACTTGTTCGGCGATAAGGAAATGAAAGAGGAGTTCAAGAAAGGGAGCAGGCCCAGGCGATTTAGCTACAGGGAGCTGGCAATTGCCACCGGCAAATTTGCAGACATCAGAAAGCTGGGCGAAGGAGGTTTCGGTTCGGTATACAGAGGGCGCATCAAGACCTTAAGCCTTGATGTAGCAATAAAAAGAGTGTCCAAAAGTTCAAAGCAGGGGAGGAAGGAGTATTTCTCGGAGGTGAGGATCATAAGCCGTCTCCGGCACCGTAACCTTGTCCAACTCATCGGCTGGTGTCATGACGGCGGTGAGCTTCTCCTGGTCTATGAGCTAATGCCCAATGGTAGCCTTGACACGCATCTTTACAACGCAAACAAGAAGTTGTCATGGCCCACGAG GCATGATATTGTGCTTGGGATTGGCAATGCACTTCTATACCTTCACCAAGAATGGGAGCAGTGTGTTCTGCATAGAGACATCAAACCAAGCAACGTGATGTTGGATGAGTCCTTCAACGCTAAGCTCGGTGACTTCGGGCTCGCCAGGCTCGTCGAGCATAGCAAAGGAACACACACAACGGAGCTTGCTGGCACGACAGGGTACATGGACCCAGAGTGCATGCGCCTGGGCAGGGCGAGCATTGAGTCAGACATCTACAGCTTTGGTGTAGTCCTGCTCGAGATCTCCACCGGCCGTAGGCCCGTTGTGGTTTTGCCGGACGACTCCGTGATCCACTTGGTGCAACGGGTGACGGAGTTGTATGACCAAGGAAGGATCCTTGACGCGGCCGACCCGCAGCTAAACGGGGAGTTCGACATCCAACAAATAGAACGTGTGATGGTGGTCGGGCTCTTGTGCACGTGCCACGACTGGAGCCTCAGGCCTTCCATAAGGCAGGCCATCAACGTGTTGAGGTTCGAAGCACCATTGCAGGACCTCCCTACCAGGATGGTGTCGGTTATTCCTCCAAACCCTTCTCTTCCATTTTTACATTCAGCAGATGACAACTCAGGTTTGGCGGGTTGTGCTTTGGGTCTACCCAGCAACGGAATAAATTGA